The following is a genomic window from Sphingorhabdus sp. Alg231-15.
CGATTATGTTAGCCAGCCGCCATCACTGCCTTCCCGAGATTCAGAAGGATATGAAATTACGGCCGGCACAAGTTTTCAGCTGAGCAAGTTGATCCGCTCGGAAATTGGTATCGGCTATTTTCAGCAAGATTTCGAAGATGCGGGTTTTGATGATGTTGACGGTTTTGCAATTCGGGGGAAGTTGGAATATTTTGTCACGCCGCTCGTGACTCTGACAGCGCGCGCCAATCGTGGTGTCGAGGAATCATCAACTTTGGGATCAGGCGCTTTCGTCGCAACATCTGTTTCGCTGACGGCAGACTATGAGCTTCTGCGCAATCTGATCGTTACGGCCAGTGTCAGTTACGAACAGGACCGTTTTCAAGACATCGACCGGGACTATGATATTACAGGGGCCGCGATGGGTGTCGAATGGCGTCTGGCACCGCGCTATTCGTTGCATGCACGATATGATTTTCGCGACCAGGATGCTTCTGGAACATTCCCGGGGCGTGCATTTTCACGGCATCGTTTTCTGGTCGGCATCACGATTGCAGGAATGTGATATGATCACCTATCTGAACCGTCGAACCTTTGTTTCCGTCATTGCTTTGGCATCTCTCGCCGGATGTTCCCGTAGCGTAAAAGCGGCGACGATTGAGGGCAGGACGTTTCAAGGTGACGGTTCTGGAGAGGGGTTGAGAGCACAATCGGGGCTGGTGATCAGGAATTCCAAATTTCTCAATCTGGGGAACGGTGCGATACGGGTGAATGTTGCAACTGACGGGTTGGTAGTCGAGCAGGCGGAAGGCAGGAATCTATATCGGTTCCTAGAAAACACCGCATCCAATCGCTCCACGCCGGCCTCACTTACAAATTTCACACTGCGGCGGATTATGGGTGCCGATATCAGACGTGCCATGACCCGCATTCGCTATGGGTCGCGAGATGGTCTGATCGAAGATGTTATTGCGCGAGCAAGCGACAATACCGAACGTTACTGCGCCGGTTTTGTCCTTGATGATGAAGCACGTGAGATTATTTATCGGCGATGCGAGGCGCATGGCTTTGTTGAACGGAGCCGGTCGAGCGATGATTATTGGAATGGCGATGGCTTTTCTGACGAGCGAGGCAATAAAGCGATCCAATATCTCGGTTGCATTGCCACTGGCAGCAGCGACGGCGGCTTTGATTTGAAATCAACGGAAGTCCGGCTGGTCGATTGTGTGGCCAAGGATAACAAACGGAATTTTCGTTTTTGGGGCAATGGTCTAGTCGAAAACTGCCGCAGCGAAGATCCTCGGTCATATGGTGGGTCCGGCAGGCCAAGCCATTTCTCTTTCCATGGCGGGACTGCCAAATATGTTATCGATCGCCCGGTTGTGCGTGCTGCATCGGATAATGATGCGCCGGTTTTCCTATTTGACAATGACACACCCGCTAACGTCGAAATCCGCAATGCAGATATCGACGCGCCTAGTGCACCGCTCGTTCTTGCTGAAAATAGCGAGCCGAACATTACGTGGGTTCCTCCGCGTGACGAACAGAATATCCGGACTGCTGAATAATTCCGCTCCAAAAATCCTGTCCTACAAGAGCATCAATCGGCTATGCTATTGGCTAAGCAGGATGGATGCAGCGACCATTTAAACAGATCGCGGAAATCGGAAAACTGGGTAGGCGATTCTGTTTATGATTGCAGAAACTCAGGCAAAAAAACTGGAGTGAAAAATCCCCGATTTCGCTCTTGAAAATTTCGGCCATAACTCGCGCCTCTGGCTGGAAACCGTCACTCTATAAGTGAGAACTGTGTGAACTTTGCGCTTAATTGGTCGATTAAATTGTCAATTGCAACCTTGTCGCGAGAATGGCATAGTAGCTTTATAGCTGGGAGAGACGGCAAATGGCTACGCAGATGGCAGAAAAAAACAGCACCGGTGCACAGGCACCGACAGAGACGGTCGATGTTTTGATCGTTGGAGCGGGTATTTCCGGTATCGGTATGGCAGTCCATCTGCGCGACAAATGTCCGGGTAAGAGCTTCGCCTTGGTCGAACGCCGCGAAGAAATTGGCGGAACGTGGAACCTTTTCCAATATCCGGGAATACGCTCTGACAGCGATATGCACACATTAGGCTATAAATTCGAGCCATGGACAGAGCAAAAGGCTATCGCTGATGGCCCTTCGATTATGAACTACCTACACCGGATCAAGGCGAAACATGATCTGGAAAAGCACATATGTTTTGGTCACAAGGTGCTGAGCGCGAGTTGGTCAAGTGAAGAGGCCCGCTGGACAGTGACTGCCGAAAAATCGGACGGCAGTCAGACCGTTATGTATGCCAATTTTCTTTATATGGGGTCTGGCTATTATGATTATGATCAGGGTTATGACGCGAAGATAGCGGGTATCGAAAACTTCAAGGGGGATGTTGTCCATCCCCAATTTTGGCCCAAGGAACTGGACTATAGCGACAAAAAGATCGTGATTATCGGCAGCGGTGCAACGGCGGTGACTATTGTCCCCGTGATGGCCGAGAAGGCATCGCATGTCACCATGTTGCAGCGTACCCCAACTTGGTATTTCGCTCGCGACGCGAAGGACCATCTCGCCAATTTCCTGCGTAAGATCATGCCCGATCAGTGGGCCTATAATATCATCCGCTGGAAAAACGTGAAAATGCAGGACATCACGTTCAATATGGCACGGAATAAGCCTGAGAAAATCGTCAAAAAGCTGGAGAAACCGCTCAAGAAAGAGCTGGGCGACAAGTATAACAAGGAAGATTATACCCCACCTTATGGACCATGGGAGCAGCGCCTCTGTCTTGTTCCGGATAGCGACATGTTCAAGGCGATCAGCTCTGGAGCAGCGGATGTCAAAACCGGTCATATCGAGACTGTGACCGCTGATGGCATCAAGCTGAAATCGGGTGAAAAACTGGACGCGGACGTGATTGTTACCGCTACGGGTCTGAAATTGGCGGTTGCCGGCAAGGTCGCGTTTGAAGTCGATGGTAAGGCTGTGAATTGGCCGGAACATTATTATTATAAAGGCTGCATGTTCTCCGATATACCGAATATGGCGATTGTCTTTGGCTATCTGAACGCATCCTGGACGCTCAAGGCCGATATTGTCTCGGAATATGTCTGCCGGATGCTTAATCATATGGACGCTACCAGCACACGGATCGCCAATCCTGTGTTGACCGAAAACCTTGAAGATGAAGAGCTATTTGATTTTTCTTCCGGCTATATCAAACGCGCTATCAATGAGCTGCCGCGCAACAGCACGATGATGCCTTGGAAGCTGAATCAGGACTATCTGTTTGATAAGAAGGTCCTGCTCAATGAAGCCATTGATGACGGTGTGATTCAGTTTTACGGGCCAAATAGCCAATCGACAACGGATTCTGAACCGGCGCTCGAAGCGGCGGAATAATTCTAATTTTTGCATGAATGCCTTGTAATTAACATTAATGTTAGTAAGTTAGTTTCATGAAAAATGAAATTCTAGATGTCCTGATCGTTGGCGCTGGCTTGTCCGGCATTGGTGCAGCGGTTCACCTGTCCAAGCGTTGCCCTGGAAAAAACTTCGCAATTGTCGAGGGGCGTG
Proteins encoded in this region:
- a CDS encoding flavin-containing monooxygenase gives rise to the protein MATQMAEKNSTGAQAPTETVDVLIVGAGISGIGMAVHLRDKCPGKSFALVERREEIGGTWNLFQYPGIRSDSDMHTLGYKFEPWTEQKAIADGPSIMNYLHRIKAKHDLEKHICFGHKVLSASWSSEEARWTVTAEKSDGSQTVMYANFLYMGSGYYDYDQGYDAKIAGIENFKGDVVHPQFWPKELDYSDKKIVIIGSGATAVTIVPVMAEKASHVTMLQRTPTWYFARDAKDHLANFLRKIMPDQWAYNIIRWKNVKMQDITFNMARNKPEKIVKKLEKPLKKELGDKYNKEDYTPPYGPWEQRLCLVPDSDMFKAISSGAADVKTGHIETVTADGIKLKSGEKLDADVIVTATGLKLAVAGKVAFEVDGKAVNWPEHYYYKGCMFSDIPNMAIVFGYLNASWTLKADIVSEYVCRMLNHMDATSTRIANPVLTENLEDEELFDFSSGYIKRAINELPRNSTMMPWKLNQDYLFDKKVLLNEAIDDGVIQFYGPNSQSTTDSEPALEAAE